The DNA segment CAAGGTGGGAACTATCAAGCCGTTATTATCCACGCCAATCGTGAGGAAGAAGCAAAGGAGTGGCGGACAGAATTAGCCGCCATGTATCCAAACGTAGATTTTTCTATTGGTTATTTTGGTGCAGTCATCGGTACCCATCTAGGAGAAGGATCCATGGGGATGGGCTGGATGAAAAAATAAAATGCTTTAATATGCTGCCATTCCGGCTTCAGGTCGGAATGGTTTTTATTTTTTATACAAAGGTAATATAAAACGGAGTTTGGGTGAATTATTGTGAGAGTTGGCGGAAATACGCTATGAGTTGGCGGAATACCAGTCCAAACGCGCGGAATCCCCATGCTAGGATGCAGCAGCGAACATGATCAAAACTAGTTTTGTATTTATAGTAATTGGTCACTTTATTGAGTCTTGGCGGAATTATTGAGAAAGTTGGCGGAAATACGCTATGAGTTGGCGGAATACCTCAGAAAACTGGCGGAATAAGACAGCAGGTTGGCGAAATACCAGTCCAAACGCGCGGAATCCCCTCCTATCCAGCCAAATATTTCAAACAAAAATAAAAAACTTTCGACAATTAAGAAGGAATTTTTCCAGCATTTGTAGAAATTTATCAAAAAAAAAGAAAAGGAGTGACGATACAATTGGTTTTAAAAGAACTTCCTTTACCGCTGAGACTCATATTGACAAACATAGTAAAGAAACGGTTAATAAAAGGTCATAGTAAACATTCAATTTTAGAAAAAGATCTGGCTAAACGTTGGGCAGGATACTGGGGTGAAGTTGCCCTATCTAATTACCTCAAAGAACTCCCTCAAGAAAAATACTTCATTTTTTATGATCTCCAATTAAAACACAATGGTGTTCACTTCCAAATTGATGCGTTACTAATTTCCCGTACTCATATCCTAATTATTGAAGCAAAGAATATTATTGGGATTTTACAGTTTGATAATGTATTCAAACAGCTTATTCGAATCAACCATGATGGCACTGAAGAGTCCTTTGAGGATCCACGTGTCCAAGGTCAACGTCTTCAATCTCTTTTAAGGGGCTGGATGAAGTCACATGGCTGCGATTTGCTGCCGGTTGATTACCTAGTTTTTTTTAAGAGTGCGACCAATACAATACTGAAAACCACCTCCAACGACAAAACGGATTTAAATAAAATATGCAAAGGAAGAGACCTATTTAATAAAATTAACGCACTGGAGCAACGATTTAAGAAAGAACTGATTGATATGGAGGCACTTAACCATATAGGAAACTTACTCTTAAGCCATCATAGTCCAAAGGAAATAAAAATTTTAGAAGAGTACAAGCTTACAGGAAAAGAGATTCTTAGTGGAGTATGTTGTCCTAATGAACAATGCCTTCATACACCTATGGAATATAAAAAAGGAAAGTGGGTTTGTTCGAAATGCCCCCTAACCTCGAAAGATGCCCACATAGACGCACTTAGTGATTACTATTACTTAATTAAGCCAACCATTACTAACTCAGAACTTCGAATCTTTCTTAATCTCCCTACAAGTGATACGGCTCAAAAAATTCTTCAAAGATTAAAATTACAAGTTACAGGCAAAACGAGAGATCGAATCTACCACCTGCGACCCAATGAGGTGAAACTATGCGTTTTATAGTAAAGAATGGACTGATACTCCCAGACCTCACAAACGATGAATCCCTTCCCATCTCCAAAATTCCAACGATCCCTCATCCGCCGCTCAATCCACTATTCGCCTATAATCCCGATCTACAAAAGTTACTAAGTGGCAAACAACTTCTCCTTGAAGATCTCCCAATACATCTCATCGACATACAAACTCATTATCAAAATGGCTATATAACCTACCGAAAAGGGATTGAAAGAAGCGGAGACAAGTTCATCTGTACTCGGTGCGGAAATAAAGACCAGCAAAAGTTTGCATCCTATCCATGCTCGAGGTGTGGAGAACAGTGTCATTATTGCCGCCACTGTCTTATGATGGGGAGAATTAGCGAGTGTACACCGCTTATCGGCTGGTGTGGCCCTGAACCTGACATACCGCTTCCTAAAAACATCATGGCCTGGAACGGAAAGCTTTCAGCTGGCCAATTGACTGCTTCAAATCATGTGGTAGAGGCTATTTTGCAAAATCAGGAGCACTTGATATGGGCCGTTTGTGGAGCCGGTAAGACAGAAGTATTGTTTGAGGGCATAGAGGCAGGCATCAAGGCTCTTAAAAGGATCTGTATTGCAACTCCAAGGACAGACGTTGTACTAGAACTCACGCCCAGATTAAAGGCAGCCTTTCCAGAACTGACCATTGCCTCCCTGTATGGTGGAAGTGAAGACCGCCACTTATTCGCTCCCCTTACCATTGCGACTACACATCAACTGCTTCGTTTTTACCATGCTTTTGATGTCATTATTTTAGATGAAGTCGACGCGTTCCCTTACACTGTGGAGAAATCCCTCCAGCATGCTGCCATCCAGTCGCGTAAACCCAATTCAGCCATGATTTACTTAACTGCCACCCCAAATGAAAAATGGCAAAGAGAATGCCGTACTGGGAAAAGAAATTTTACTACCATTCCAGCGAGATTTCATCGTCATCCACTTCCGGTGCCAGAATTTGTTTGGAGTGGCGATTGGCAAAAATTACTCAAAAAAGACAAGCTTTCAGCCGTTGTGCTTCGTTGGATAGAGAAACGTCTCCATGCAGGCAAACAGGTGTTACTATTTTTCCCTCATATTCCTTTAATGGAAAAAGCATTAAACATCCTTCAGAAAATTAATACTGAAATTGAGGCCGTACATGCTGAAGACCCTGAAAGGAAGATGAAGGTTCAACGCATGCGAGATAAGCAAATCCCCTTACTCTTAACGACAACGATTCTAGAGAGGGGAGTCACTTTCCCAAATATCGATGTGGCCGTTGTTGGGGCGGAGGATCCTATTTTTACAGAAAGTGCTCTTGTCCAAATTGCTGGAAGAGCAGGAAGAAGCAAGAATCATCCTGATGGAGTAGTCACTTTTTTTCATTACGGCAAGACCGAAGAAATGCTAAAGGCAAGGAAGCAAATTATCTCCATGAATCGGGAGGGGAAGAAAAGAGGTTTGCTTGATTTATAAAGGGGTATACAAAAGAAAGGAAGTAAGGTATGTATCCATTCCAATCTGATTATTGTCTCATTTGTCATTCAGTAATTATGCCAATCTTAGGTTGGAGAGCTCTCTTCTCAATTGAAATAGAAAAGTACATTTGCTCCACATGTGAAAGAAAACTTGAAAAACTGGAAGGAGAAGCATGTCGTATCTGCGGCCGTCCCTTTCACCTGCTCGAAGAGAAATTTCACATTGGCGATCTGTGTTATGATTGCTTTCGCTGGGAGGAAGATTCGGAGTGGAAAAATCTACTCGAAAAAAATCACTCCCTTTTTCACTATAATGAGTTTTTAAAAGAAGTCATTGCCCAATTTAAATTTCGCGGAGATTATGTACTGGTGAAGATATTTGTTGAGTTTGTTCAAAAGGAACTATCGAAAATGGATATGGATGTTCTCGTCCCTATTCCATTAAGTGAAGAGCGGCTTTATGAACGTGGGTTTAACCAGGCAAAAGCTCTAATTGAAGAATCAGGCTTTG comes from the Neobacillus sp. PS2-9 genome and includes:
- a CDS encoding nuclease-related domain-containing protein, which codes for MVLKELPLPLRLILTNIVKKRLIKGHSKHSILEKDLAKRWAGYWGEVALSNYLKELPQEKYFIFYDLQLKHNGVHFQIDALLISRTHILIIEAKNIIGILQFDNVFKQLIRINHDGTEESFEDPRVQGQRLQSLLRGWMKSHGCDLLPVDYLVFFKSATNTILKTTSNDKTDLNKICKGRDLFNKINALEQRFKKELIDMEALNHIGNLLLSHHSPKEIKILEEYKLTGKEILSGVCCPNEQCLHTPMEYKKGKWVCSKCPLTSKDAHIDALSDYYYLIKPTITNSELRIFLNLPTSDTAQKILQRLKLQVTGKTRDRIYHLRPNEVKLCVL
- a CDS encoding ComF family protein, whose product is MYPFQSDYCLICHSVIMPILGWRALFSIEIEKYICSTCERKLEKLEGEACRICGRPFHLLEEKFHIGDLCYDCFRWEEDSEWKNLLEKNHSLFHYNEFLKEVIAQFKFRGDYVLVKIFVEFVQKELSKMDMDVLVPIPLSEERLYERGFNQAKALIEESGFAPQELLTRVHSEKQSKKSRSERIHVSQVFRIEPEIDITGKRVVLIDDIYTTGSTLRHAAKLLKSAGAESIQSLTLAR
- a CDS encoding DEAD/DEAH box helicase, producing the protein MRFIVKNGLILPDLTNDESLPISKIPTIPHPPLNPLFAYNPDLQKLLSGKQLLLEDLPIHLIDIQTHYQNGYITYRKGIERSGDKFICTRCGNKDQQKFASYPCSRCGEQCHYCRHCLMMGRISECTPLIGWCGPEPDIPLPKNIMAWNGKLSAGQLTASNHVVEAILQNQEHLIWAVCGAGKTEVLFEGIEAGIKALKRICIATPRTDVVLELTPRLKAAFPELTIASLYGGSEDRHLFAPLTIATTHQLLRFYHAFDVIILDEVDAFPYTVEKSLQHAAIQSRKPNSAMIYLTATPNEKWQRECRTGKRNFTTIPARFHRHPLPVPEFVWSGDWQKLLKKDKLSAVVLRWIEKRLHAGKQVLLFFPHIPLMEKALNILQKINTEIEAVHAEDPERKMKVQRMRDKQIPLLLTTTILERGVTFPNIDVAVVGAEDPIFTESALVQIAGRAGRSKNHPDGVVTFFHYGKTEEMLKARKQIISMNREGKKRGLLDL